CCCGAGGCCGCGGGGCGCCGCAGCGCCACGAAGTCCGGCGCGGTGGCGCTGGTGGTGTTGGAGAGCTGGATGGCCGTGCCGCCCCACTCGCCGATGGCGGTGACGCCGCCGTTGCGCGCCGGGTTGGAACGCGCGGCGATGATGCCGAAGCCGTTGGCGGGAACGACCATGCTGGTGGAGAAGGTCACCTGCTCGGTGCTGCTGCCCGAGCGCGAGGCCAGCCGCCAGCCGTTCAGGTCCACCGGGTCGCGGCCCACGTTGGCGATCTCCACGTACTCGCCCAGCGAGTCGTCGGTGGCGTTGGGGTTCGCCATCACCTCGCTGATCACGAGGCGCGGCTCCAGCGGGGCCTGCACGTAGACCTTGAAGGTGAAGGTGCCCACCGTCACCGGCACGGTGAACTTCCACCCGCGGGCCGCCGTGGTGGCGCCCGAGGCGAGCGGGCCGGGGTAGGCGTAGTACGACTGGCCGCCGGCCGTGAAGCTGCCGGTGCGCGCCGTGTCCACCGTGATGGTGCCGGTGCCCGAGGTGGCGGTGGGCGGGTTCTGGAAGAAGACGCGCAGGCTGTCCGCGGCCACGCCGTCCTTGGTGCCCATGGCTTGGGCCACGGTGCCCGGGGTCACGCCCAGCAGGTTGCGCACGGTCGCGTCGAAGGTGAACGCCGCCGACGCGGTGTCGTAGTGCACGTTGCTGGACGCGAGCGTCACGAAGGTGCCCTGCCCGCCCACGATGGCGCGCCGCGACGCGCTGGCGCCCGCCCCCGCGGCCAGGCAGACCACGGTGCCGGCACGCACGTTGGCGGTGCAGTCCAGCGCCCGCGTGTCGTACGTGCCCGGCAGGCCCATTATGGGCGGCAGCTCCGGCGCGACCGGCGCGCGGTCCTCGCAGGCAGCCAGGAGCGAGATCGCGAGCGGCAGCACGCACGCGAACGCGCGAGCGGCGGGCTGCCGGAAGGGGGACGATTCCATGTGTGGGCACACTCGGTTCGAGGGGGACAACGGCCGCGGAGGGCGGCCGGGACGGAGACGTATTCGCTTGGGGGCCTGCCGGATGGGACGGAAACATAACGAACGACCGTCCGCGCGTGGAGTGCGGCGACGGGCCGCCGCTCGCATCTCGCCGTAAGATGCTCCCCGCCGGCGCGCGGGGCCAGGCTTTCATGTAACACGGACGCACCGCGCGGGGCACATCAACGCCGCCCCGCCCGCGGCGCAGCGCATCCGTCGCATCAGCCGGGGCGCGGCGGGACTGCGTCGACGTCCGCCGAGACGGAGACGATCTACCGGTCCGCTCCACCCGCCGTGCTCGATCGACCGACATCTACCCGGGCCGCTCAACATCTACCAAGCCGGGAGCCGGTCCGTCTTCCGATGGGTGATTGGTAACGACTGGTCCGTGGATGTGGACCGGCGGTCCCGATTCAAATCCGCCGACCCGTTCCACCCTGCGCGCGGGGATGCGGGGAGGACGGCCGCCGTGCATCTCCCGAAAGCCGTTCTTGGCCAGGAGATGCGATGCGACGAATCTCCTGGCACCGGGGCGGGTCAGCGGCGGGACATGCGGGCGTCGGCGGGGACCTTGGGGACCTTGACGAGGCCGGCGACGATGGCCTGGCGCAGGGTCTCCACGCGGTAGTACACGCTGTCCGGGATGAGCGGACGGTTGCGGGCGTCGTACACGTAGCCCACCGCGCCGTCCGACAGCCCCTGCGACAGGAGGCCGCCGTGGAACCGGCCGCTCCTCACCTGCTCCACCAGGCCGTAGAGCGACACGTCCAGCTTCTTGGTCACCGAGGTCAGCACGTGGCCGGGCGCCTCGGCGCTCTGGTCGACGTCCACGCCGATGACCCACCTGTTCGCCTGCTGCGCGGCCTGGAACACGCCCTTGCCGGTGCCGCCGGAGGCGTGGAAGATCACGTCGGCGCCCGCGCCGTACTGCGCCAGCGCCAGGGCCAGCCCCCGCTCCGGCTGGTTGAAGGCAGCGGGCCCGGTGCCGGCGTAGTCCACCAGCACCACGCAGTCCGAGCACACGGCGCGCACGCCGGCCGTGTAGCCCGCCTCGAACTCGCGCACGATGGGCGAGTACATGCCGCCCACGAAGCCCACCTTGCGGGTGGCGGTCTTGAGCCCCGCCAGCGCCCCGGCCAGGTACGCGCCCTCTTCGGCGCGGTAGGTGATGCCGGCCATGTTGGGCGGCAGCGGCAGCGCGCGGCCCTGCTCGTCGGTCACGGGCGCGTAGTCCAGCACGGCGAACTTGCCGGCGGGATGGTCCTTGGCGACCTGGAAGGTGGGCTGGCTGGCCATGAAGCTGACGCCCACGACCAGGTCGCGACCCTCTTCCGCGAAGCGGGTGACGCCGGACAGCGTGGCGTCCTCGCGCTGCACGTCGGCGATGGAGGTGTCGGCGCCCAGGGCGGCGGCGGCGCGGCCCGCCCCGGCCACGGCTTCGTCGTTGAAGCCCTTGTCGCCGCGCCCGCCGGTGCTGAGCACCACGCCCACGCTCGGCCCCTTGCCTCCCGCGGCGGCGGACTGCGCGGCGTCGCGGCAGCCGGCGGAGAGGACGACGGCGCAGGCGGCGATCGCGGCGCGGCGGATCTTGGGGTGCGTCACGGT
The DNA window shown above is from Longimicrobiaceae bacterium and carries:
- a CDS encoding BMP family ABC transporter substrate-binding protein encodes the protein MTHPKIRRAAIAACAVVLSAGCRDAAQSAAAGGKGPSVGVVLSTGGRGDKGFNDEAVAGAGRAAAALGADTSIADVQREDATLSGVTRFAEEGRDLVVGVSFMASQPTFQVAKDHPAGKFAVLDYAPVTDEQGRALPLPPNMAGITYRAEEGAYLAGALAGLKTATRKVGFVGGMYSPIVREFEAGYTAGVRAVCSDCVVLVDYAGTGPAAFNQPERGLALALAQYGAGADVIFHASGGTGKGVFQAAQQANRWVIGVDVDQSAEAPGHVLTSVTKKLDVSLYGLVEQVRSGRFHGGLLSQGLSDGAVGYVYDARNRPLIPDSVYYRVETLRQAIVAGLVKVPKVPADARMSRR